From one Orcinus orca chromosome 10, mOrcOrc1.1, whole genome shotgun sequence genomic stretch:
- the SSUH2 gene encoding protein SSUH2 homolog → MDRDLSDGDSVMDLSFEAESPLAPPAELLERLPSCDCLLQGDRCCRSWNPGCQIFFPPSEAPGRPWEQRCWSSFLEHRVPVVTEEVAREALLSFVDSKCCYGSAAAGDFVILELKQQVLRRYRLETFSESRISEWTFQPFTNHSVDGPQRGTSPRLWDIKVQVPPMFQEDTRKFQVPHSSLVKECHKCHGHGRYKCSSCHGAGTVRCPSCSRAKRRARPARRCQMCSGSGRQRCSTCSGRGNKTCATCKGEKKLLHFLQLVIVWKNSLFEFVSEHQLTCPGDLLAKARGETLFKDENTMVYPIVDFPLREISLASQRGIAEHSAALASRARVLQQRQTIELVPLTEVRYWYQGKTYVYYIYGTDHKVYLVDYPERYCCGCTII, encoded by the exons ATGGACAGGGATCTCAGTGACGGTGACA GTGTGATGGACCTCAGCTTCGAGGCCGAGAGTCCTCTGGCGCCCCCGGCTGAACTCCTGGAGAGGCTGCCCAGCTGTGACTGCCTTCTTCAAGGGGACA GATGCTGCCGGTCTTGGAACCCAGGTTGCCAGATATTCTTCCCACCTTCGGAGGCCCCGGGGAGGCCCTGGGAACAAAGGTGCTGGTCTTCGTTTCTGGAGCACAG AGTCCCCGTGGTGACAGAGGAGGTGGCCCGGGAAGCCCTCCTCAGCTTCGTGGACTCCAAGTGCTGCTACGGCAGTGCGGCCGCCGGTGACTTCGTCATCCTGGAGCTGAAGCAGCAGGTCCTGCGCAGG TATCGACTAGAAACCTTCAGTGAATCCAGGATAAGTGAATGGACTTTTCAGCCCTTTACCA ACCACTCCGTGGATGGGCCACAAAGAGGGACCTCCCCCAGGCTTTGGGACATCAAGGTCCAGGTTCCCCCGATGTTTCAGGAAGATACCAGGAAGTTCCAAGTCCCTCACTCATCGTTGGTCAAG GAATGCCACAAATGCCACGGGCATGGGCGCTACAAGTGCAGCAGCTGCCACGGGGCCGGCACG GTGCGGTGCCCCTCATGCAGCCGGGCCAAGCGCAGAGCCAGGCCCGCCCGGCGGTGTCAGATGTGCTCGGGGTCCGGCAGGCAGAG ATGCAGCACATGCTCAGGGAGGGGGAACAAGACCTGTGCCACCTGCAAGGGTGAGAAGAAACTGCTGCACTTCCTCCAGCTGGTCATCGTGTG GAAGAACAGCCTGTTTGAGTTTGTGTCTGAGCACCAGCTGACCTGCCCTGGGGACCTGCTTGCTAAAGCCAGAGGAGAGACGCTCTTTAAGGATGAAAACACGATG GTGTACCCCATCGTGGACTTCCCCCTGCGGGAAATCTCTCTGGCCTCCCAGCGGGGTATCGCCGAGCACAGCGCTGCGCTGGCCTCccgagcccgcgtgctgcagcaG CGCCAGACCATTGAACTGGTCCCCCTCACGGAAGTGCGTTACTGGTACCAAGGAAAGACGTACGTCTACTACATCTACGGCACCGACCACAAGGTGTACCTGGTGGATTACCCCGAGAGGTACTGCTGTGGCTGCACCATCATCTGA